In Alicyclobacillus macrosporangiidus CPP55, a single window of DNA contains:
- the guaA gene encoding glutamine-hydrolyzing GMP synthase has product MSDHEVVVVLDFGGQYNQLIARRIREMNVYSELLPHTTTAAELKQKRLKGIVFSGGPKSVFADGAPDVDPEVYQLGVPILGICYGMQLLAKTFEAKVERGVVREYGRAELVVEPDACALFAEQPKRQTVWMSHSDAVRAVPSGFQLDAATQAGTIAAMSDPARGLYAVQYHPEVGHTEYGRELLRNFLFSVCGCKGDWTPAAWIDDTVAQIRARVGSERVLCALSGGVDSAVAAALVHRAVGRQLTAVFVDHGLLRKGEGDAVMASLGGQLGIDVVRVDAAGEFLGRLAGVIDPERKRKIIGEQFIRTFERESERLGPFRFLVQGTLYTDIIESGTATAATIKSHHNVGGLPEDMQFEVIEPLKELFKDEVRRLGEALGLPASLVWRQPFPGPGLAIRILGEVTPERLHIVREADAILRDEVAKAGLERDVWQYFTVLTGIRSVGVMGDERTYAHTIAIRAVTSQDGMTADWARLPHDLLARVSNRIVNEVPEVNRVVYDITSKPPATIEWE; this is encoded by the coding sequence ATGTCAGACCACGAGGTCGTGGTGGTGCTGGATTTCGGCGGGCAGTACAACCAGTTGATCGCCCGGCGCATCCGCGAGATGAATGTGTACTCGGAGCTGCTGCCCCACACCACGACGGCCGCGGAGCTGAAGCAAAAACGGTTGAAAGGCATCGTATTCAGCGGCGGTCCCAAGAGCGTGTTCGCGGATGGGGCGCCAGACGTGGACCCGGAGGTGTATCAGCTCGGCGTGCCCATCCTCGGGATCTGCTATGGCATGCAGCTGTTGGCCAAGACGTTTGAGGCCAAGGTGGAACGGGGTGTCGTACGCGAGTACGGGCGAGCCGAACTCGTGGTCGAGCCAGACGCCTGCGCCCTGTTCGCTGAACAGCCCAAACGGCAGACGGTGTGGATGAGCCACAGCGACGCGGTCCGCGCCGTGCCGTCCGGATTTCAGCTGGACGCCGCCACCCAGGCTGGCACCATCGCGGCGATGAGCGATCCCGCGCGCGGGCTGTACGCCGTCCAGTACCATCCGGAGGTCGGCCACACCGAGTACGGGCGGGAGCTGTTGAGAAACTTCCTGTTCTCTGTGTGCGGCTGCAAGGGGGATTGGACACCGGCCGCCTGGATTGACGATACCGTCGCGCAGATCCGGGCCCGGGTCGGGAGCGAGCGAGTGCTGTGCGCTCTCTCCGGGGGAGTAGACTCCGCCGTCGCGGCGGCGCTCGTGCACCGCGCGGTGGGCCGGCAGCTGACCGCGGTGTTTGTCGATCACGGTCTTCTCCGCAAAGGCGAGGGGGACGCGGTGATGGCGTCCCTTGGCGGGCAGCTCGGAATCGACGTGGTGCGCGTGGACGCAGCCGGAGAATTTCTCGGCCGGTTGGCCGGCGTGATCGACCCGGAGCGAAAGCGCAAGATCATCGGGGAGCAGTTCATCCGCACGTTTGAGCGGGAGTCGGAGCGGCTGGGGCCGTTCCGGTTTTTGGTGCAGGGGACCCTGTACACGGACATCATCGAGAGCGGCACCGCGACGGCGGCGACCATCAAGTCCCACCACAACGTGGGCGGTCTGCCAGAGGACATGCAATTTGAGGTGATTGAGCCGCTCAAGGAGTTGTTCAAGGACGAGGTGCGCCGGCTCGGCGAGGCCCTCGGCTTGCCGGCGTCGTTGGTGTGGCGGCAGCCGTTCCCGGGGCCGGGACTGGCCATCCGGATCCTCGGCGAGGTCACGCCGGAGAGACTGCACATCGTCCGGGAGGCGGACGCCATCCTGCGGGACGAGGTGGCGAAGGCGGGCCTCGAGCGGGACGTGTGGCAGTACTTCACGGTGCTGACGGGCATCCGCTCGGTCGGAGTGATGGGGGACGAGCGGACGTACGCGCACACCATCGCCATCCGGGCGGTCACCTCGCAGGACGGGATGACGGCGGACTGGGCGCGCCTGCCGCACGACCTGTTGGCGCGGGTGTCCAACCGGATCGTCAACGAGGTGCCGGAGGTCAACCGGGTGGTGTACGACATCACGTCGAAGCCGCCCGCGACGATTGAGTGGGAGTAA